The DNA window CCACTAGCGACCAGGTTCTTGACCAGCGCACCCGAATGATTCTGCTCCAGATGATCAATCGGGGTTTCGTGAGCGAAGTCCACGGTGCCATCTCCACAGGAAAGGAAGCCAACGTTTACGGCGCCGTTCTCATCGACGAAAGCACCGGCGAACCCACCCAGAAAGCGATCAAGGTCTACAAGACGGCCATTCTGAGCTTCAAGGACAGAGAGCGTTACATCACGGGCGAGCACCGTTTCAAGAGTGGCTTCGACAAGGGTAACAACCGCAAGATGGTTAAACTTTGGGCGGAGAAGGAATTCCGAAACTTGAGGAGGATCTACAACTCTGGTATTCCATGCCCTGAGCCCATCAGCCTCAAGCTTCACGTCCTGGTCATGGGCTTCCTTGGCGACCGCAAGGGCTGGGCGTACCCTCGCCTCCGTGACGCTACCCTGACGGGAGACGATGTTGATCAGCAGTGGCACAAGCTTCACGTCCAGCTGCTTGGCATCATGCGCAAGATCTACCAGGTCTGCCGTCTTGTACACGCCGATCTGAGCGAGTACAACATTCTATACCACAAGGGGAAACTCTACATTATTGATGTGTCGCAGAGTGTGGAGCCGGATCACCCCCGGTCGTTGGAGTTCCTCCGTATGGACATCAAGAACGTGGGTGACTTTTTCCGCCGCAAGGGTGTTGATACGCTGGCCGACCGcgccatcttcaacttcatcacTGCTCCCGAGGGACCCGTGGAGGAGCCCGAGATGGGCAAGGCAATTGATGTGCTTTACGAGAATCGGGCTGATATCACTGGCGAGGACAACGCTGCCCAGGAGGAAGTCGACAATGAAGTGTTCAGAAACCAGTACATTCCTCAAACATTAGAGCAGGTCTACGACATTGAGAAGGATGCACAAAGGGTTGGAGAGGGGCAGGGTAATGACCTTG is part of the Fusarium poae strain DAOMC 252244 chromosome 4, whole genome shotgun sequence genome and encodes:
- a CDS encoding hypothetical protein (BUSCO:23601at5125) codes for the protein MDPAAPHQPPYTYTANQGYEQTEEIPRELQIQRDDGTALDNQDDDNDFDDIFDDNDFDDNDWSADSGDLTKSYNRQRGTNEGAALRSNQQKPTANTFASVDDQVSALSKHAAKIRLDSVKQDGGDSKDKDKADRATSDQVLDQRTRMILLQMINRGFVSEVHGAISTGKEANVYGAVLIDESTGEPTQKAIKVYKTAILSFKDRERYITGEHRFKSGFDKGNNRKMVKLWAEKEFRNLRRIYNSGIPCPEPISLKLHVLVMGFLGDRKGWAYPRLRDATLTGDDVDQQWHKLHVQLLGIMRKIYQVCRLVHADLSEYNILYHKGKLYIIDVSQSVEPDHPRSLEFLRMDIKNVGDFFRRKGVDTLADRAIFNFITAPEGPVEEPEMGKAIDVLYENRADITGEDNAAQEEVDNEVFRNQYIPQTLEQVYDIEKDAQRVGEGQGNDLVYSNLLPDQVIAPKKADGDDDQQQGSTSDSDDGASLSDDDSHDEADFEKGTPRGRRFEDKDEKKAHKQAVKEAKREKRKEKMPKHLKKKIVASSSRRKK